A part of Gossypium hirsutum isolate 1008001.06 chromosome A07, Gossypium_hirsutum_v2.1, whole genome shotgun sequence genomic DNA contains:
- the LOC121203662 gene encoding uncharacterized protein, whose protein sequence is MSARETPASPVIKTGSHDRAIGDDALSQAMLRVLERVARATPNVAEYWLEATERIMDDLDCTMEQKLKGAVSLLRDETYQWWLTVREGTQADRLTWDFFKTSFQGKYVGASYVDARMKEFLNLTQGNRTVAAYEAEFLQLSRYARGIVMTEYKRYMHFEDGLRNELRIFIAPQRERDFTALVEKTKITEDVKRSECQNREKDRGRGKRDFGSSGSAGRPIKRAKFDGPVRVGDPDVVARPQPCVDCGRSHLGECWKKIGACFRCRSINDQVRNCPQRPTQIQAIGQGHVQPVRGGQPLRGRGQAKGGNGFGQGRGAPGRGTCNTEARQPALVYAARHREDGDAPDIITGMDWLVKHRAKLDCAAKLLVLKTSEDEEVAIIGERRDYLSNVISTLRAEKLVRKGCEAFLAYVSHSEAKSLSVEDVRTVKEFPDVFLEELSSLPPDRKVEFDIELLPGTAPQKSFEKLKKALTEASVLIQLKSRKEFTVYSKANVVADTLSRKVVSDLTAMFARLSLYDDGSLLAELQVRPTWTVQIKEKKLLDESLVPRFQQVGNGETLDFGLNGKGVLCFRGRVCIPNDSSLRQFILREAHGSPYAMHPGGNKLY, encoded by the exons ATGTCTGCTAGGGAGACACCAGCTTCACCTGTAATtaagactgggtctcatgatcgagcAATAGGGGATGATGCCTTGTCTCAAGCGATGCTGCGAGTTCTCGAAAGGGTTGCTAGAGCGA ccccgaatgtggcagaatattggttagaggctacGGAGCGGATAATGGATGATCTTGACTGTACTATGgaacagaaattgaaaggggCAGTGTCCTTACTGCGAGATGAGACTTATCAATGGTGGCTTACTGTGAGAGAAGGTACACAAGCTGACCGTCTGACATGGGATTTCTTCAAGACATCCTTTCAGGGGAAATATGTAggcgcaagttatgtggacgctcgaATGAAGGAATTTCTAAACTTGACCCAGGGGAATAGGACTGTGGCGGcatatgaggcggagtttctgcAGTTGAGTCGTTATGCTCGTGGGATAGTAATGACTGAGTACAAACGCTATATGCATTTTGAGGACGGTCTTCGTAATGAGTTGAGAATTTtcatagctccacagagggagcgagactttactgctttagtggagaaaacAAAGATTACTGAGGATGTGAAGCGCTCGGAGTGCCAAAATCGTGAGAAAGATAGGGGCAGAGGAAAAAGGGATTTTGGATCCTCTGGTTCAGCAGGTAGGCCTATTAAGAGGGCCAAGTTTGATGGGCCAGTTCGAGTTGGAGATCCTGATGTTGTTGCAAGACCGCAGCCCTGTGTTGACTGTGGGAGGTCTCATTTGGGTGAGTGCTGGAAAAAGATTGGGGCGTGCTTCAGATGTAGGTCCATAAATGATCAGGTAAGGAATTGTCCTCAGAGGCCTACTCAAATACAAGCTATAGGACAGGGTCATGTTCAGCCAGTGAGAGGTGGTCAGCCACTGAGGGGTCGTGGACAGGCCAAAGGTGGAAATGGGTTTGGACAGGGTCGTGGAGCACCGGGTAGAGGCACATGTAATACTGAGGCGAGACAACCAGccttggtttatgctgctcgtcaTCGAGAGGATGGTGACGCCCCTGACATCATAACCG gcatggattggctagtgaAGCATCGTGCAAagctggattgtgctgctaagctgTTGGTGTTGAAAACTTCAGAGGATGAGGAGGTGGCTATAATAGGGGAACGAagagattatttgtctaatgtgatatcaacGTTAAGAGCTGAGAAGCTGGTTCGCAAGGGTTGTGAGGCTTTCCTGGCATACGTTAGCCATTCTGAGGCTAAAAGTCTTTCTGTTGAGGATGTTAGAACTGTCAAGGAGTTCCCGGATGTTTTTCTAGAAGAGCTTTCGAGCTTGCCTCCAGACCGTAAGGTTGAATTCGATATTGAGCTTCTACcaggaacagctcca CAAaagagttttgagaagttgaagaaagcttTAACTGAGGCTTCTGTTTTGATACAGCTGAAGTCTAGGAAGGAATTCACTGTTTATA gcaaagctaatgtggtagctgacacACTGAGCCGTAAAGTTGTCTCTGATTTAacagcaatgtttgctcgtcttagcCTGTacgatgatggtagcttgttagctgaactgcaagtgagaccgacttggacTGTTCAAATTAAGGAAAAGAAGTTGTTGGATGAGTCGCTAGTTCCTCGTTTTCAGCAAGTAGGAAATGGTGAAACTTTAGATTTTGGACTGAATGGGAAAGGGGTGTTATGTTTTCGTGGAAGAGTGTGTATACCGAATGATTCTAGTCTGAGGCAGTTTATTCTTCGAGAGGCGCATGGTAGCCCTTATGCCATGCATCCTGGCGGGAACAAGTTATATTGA